aataaatataataataaacctaataacAATCTAaggtaaaaattacaattatttaggcACCTGTCTATTGATTCAAGTAAACCAATTCCTCGACCTTCGATGGAACAAAAAGCCAAACTTATTGAATCAGAGAAAGCAGAAACCGGCTATGTATGTTCAGggtcttaaataattaatatataattgaatattttcaataatatttttttttatataaattaattttaggtcAAATGGGATATCTACATTCAGTATATTAAGTCATCTGGAGCTATTTTTTGCATAACTTCAGTTTTACTAACTTTTCTATACCAAGgattttatatttcatcaaGCATCTGGCTGTCAATATGGTCTCATGATGATGGTTCACTAACTCATGAAACAGAAAATGATAGTAAAAGGTTTATGCACTTAACAGTTTACGGACTACTAGGCTTTGGTCAAAGtaagtttaaacattaaaatgttatgaatgtAAAAGCACATAAGTAAACTTTTGATTTCATTTTAACTGAGTATTAAGTTTCTATACCCggtttaattttatctattaattttttcgatCATTCATGGTTatgactttttattaatttttatcttttcgATATTAGCAAAAATACACTTAATACAAATCGACGGTGTTTTGTTGAAAGTGTGCAACCCACATAATTGCACTTGTTCAGGAGGGACGAaatagtgtttttaaaaatgataacgtTGATATCGGTCGATCACGAATATAACTTCATACAATAGAGTAGTAGACATGTTGATAATTTGGTAAAAGTTATCATTCTAATGGTTAAATGTATgcgaattatatttattatcattcaaaGTGATAGTAGTCATGGTACGTGCTCTTTTATAAATCAGATTCTTAAACGTCCttcttttaataaatcataatcactacaatttttttgtaaacgtCCTTTTAACatgttcagtataatattattttacatatatttgtgTGGAAAACTCCATTTTTACATACTcatgttttacttttattttattaaaaggacGCCTCCATTAATGATAATTGTTATTAGTTAAGCATATTTCTTATCTAATAAACACCCTTTTTACACATTATGCAgctaatttttcttaaaatattgataCCATAAATTCGTATTCGATTTTTTTAGGGTTACGTCCTTTTCTACAAAACACCAttggattatattatttgtgtgatatgtattatattacataaaatacatgatataattaattatattaggtacattataatatacaattttccagtattatagtacctaatcatAAGATCATGCATTTTAATCATAAGATTATGATAGCACGGCGTCTTGGATATGCAATCTAGGTACACTTAAAGTCCCAAACCGTACAtttttgaagaattttaataaacgtATGTTTTTTTTGCAATGgaagaaaaagtaaaaatatgaattaggaCCTAACAGTTTCGTATGAacgtaattattttagttatagagGTTGGATTCCACAATAATGCCGATTATACAATTTTCGCCATAAAAAGCCTGAagtatgcacataatatttgtcaataattcaaatgtttataaattataaattgataaagtatattatattttataattgtatgtctCATCAAAATTTgttgctattttttttcttttattttcttgtttattttgtgtattttatgataattacattttttttttagttttttcatcgATAGCATCATCAATAACTTTTTCGTTGGGCACAATACTTGCTGCtgaaaagttatataaattgatCAACGCACGCATCTTTAAGAATCCACTAAGCCTGTTTGATACAACACCCGTTGGACGTATATTGAACAGATTATCTAAGGACATTGATACCATTGATAATGTATTAccattattgataaaattacgTATACAAGTTATAGTTtcggtaaatttatatttaaattttaaacatttaatgcaaataatatgctCTGTATGTAGCTCGTATATCTTTGTAagtctaaaatatttgaaaatacccTAAATACAAGATACAATACTGaatacaagtattatattttatttaacgttgtaggaatattaatttaagtaatatttcatataaataaagccatataagtaattaattcagtaaaataacCTCTATGAGAATGTGTGTatcaatcaaattataaaatgttgatgataCATGATGCATGTGATAATGTATgtgaaaatacaaatactaatatttccaataatattaaaaaaaaatatgaaatttaagacaatctataatttataatttgaatatacctgtcataatttcaatttttaaagaatttgatacaaaaaaaattgtatataatatatatatgaactcAGTATATTAGACATGACTTCACCTCAGTTAGAATACGTCGCAACtataacatgataaaatatatatgaaaatattatagtaacatttattgaatatagggatttaaatttaaaaaaatgaattaaatcaaTCAACTTTCTCACTAGTTTAACATACATTAGGCATTAATATACTTGTCTTATACAGTTATAGGTACGAGGTAAtacatataatgaaatatatatttatttagatctAATAGTAATGTcgatttaattgaaatataaacgtTCCTCATGATTAACTTCTTgcatatatcatttttatatctaCTAACACTAAAATATGATAAGCTTGTATGTGTATGTCGTATCAATGTCATATCATAACATGCAAAAAGAAcaatctaattttatttagttgaaaaatataaaaaaaaattattataattcttttatttcagGTCTTTGCTATTTTGATCGTTATCAGTTATAGTACACCAATATTTATAACGGTTATTATTcctatttctataatttatttcatcatACAGGtacgaatttaataataataatatttttcaaatttctaaaaattaagatttaactgatattttgacttttatttaCAGCGATTTTTCATTGCGACATCGCGTCAACTAAAAAGACTCGAGTCTATATCTCGTTCCCCAATTTATTCACATTTTAGCGAAACAATTGCAGGGGCTACATCGATTCGTGCTTATGGTGCACAATCTAAATTCACACTTCAATCCGAACAAATAGTGGATTTGAACCAATCTTCGTATTACCCAAAAATCGTAGccgataggtacaatattaatcttaataatcatttatcacatTACTAAGTACTGATATTATGTAGTACAATCAGTGGTTAAAGCGAGAACGATTTTGAAAGGGTACAAAAATCACAAACAATTTAGGAGTGTTCCTGAGTTCTTACCCAAATCTAAATCTAACCAGTCTGTCTTAACTTTTTAGAAGTCGATGAGTTCTAAACccccattattttttttctaatacacaCCTTGTTGTTCATAAAAACATAAagtcgttttaattttatatatttcattaaataggcaaataaatgtaatttaaattgaatatcacATTATAACATTTCTTGGTTattgtcccccccccccccccttggacTTTTGAGACTTAAATTATAGAAGACGCATAATCTTCCCTTAAATAAGAAGGGGACTTCTTCCCCATCCGTCAGCCCTTTAAACTATggatataatagtgtataataacatattggtTTGATTTTATCTTAGATGGATAGCTTTAAGGGTAGAAACAATtggtagttttattattttcttcacaTCGCTGTTCTCAGTATTGGGAAGAGATACATTAAGTCCAGGTATTGTTGGTTTGTCCGTCAGTTATGCACTACaggtatgaatatattttatttaaaatagagaATAAGttgtcttaaattaaattttttctcatTAAGATCACACAATTACTCAATCTGTTGGTAAAAGTGACTTCTGATGTCGAAACTAATATAGTGGCTGTTGAGCGTATTAAAGAATATACAGAAACACctcaagtaatatttaataaaatattatttatttatttgattatatacaaatattcctTTTTCTTTTTAGGAAGCTGCTTGGGAAGTACCATCAACTCAGCCACCCAGAGAATGGCCAACTAGTGgagaaattcaatttaaaaaccttAAAGTTCGTTATCGCGAAAGTTTAGATTTAGTATTGAaaggtttagattttttagtggaAGGCGCTCAAAAGGTAATTAtgggaaaatataaataatgtgccCGTAGAATCAAGTTActaaattatacacatttagGTGGGAATAGTTGGGCGTACCGGAGCCGGAAAATCGTCTTTGACTCTTAGTTTGTTCCGTATCGTCGAAGCTTCCGAAGGATCAATTCTTATCGATGGCATTGATATATCAAAAATTGGATTGCATACGTTACGTAACCGTCTCACAATTATTCCTCAGGTAATTATTCAGACATTATCGATAGTGTAATGAATCAAAAATATGCTTGCACGTTGCTATTGATGAGATTAGTTAAGtacttttagtaaaatataaatgatggGGCTTAGAATGTCGACTTtctttatcttatttttactatctattaaagcttttattttataattattattcagaacGTACTTACGTATCTAGGGGTAGTGAGTACTGATTTATAAATAGGTCATGTTGATAATCTTACCTCAGCTAATATGCCTTTTTATTtggtgatttattatttattaatattctcttagtttatgtttttactcttggataaatatattaatatagtttcttACCTTTGTACAATAAATAGAAGTAAGCGACTTCATTGAAATTAGCTCAGAAGATGAAAGCCCACAGAGCGAATCACCTGAATACAATGAATCCCTTTTTAGATggttaaatgtctttaaaatactttttaagtcgAATGAAAACAGTATTGAATACCTCGCAAAAAAACAGGAGCGGTTCACGTAGCAAAGTTATGGCTTAGTTATTGTAACTAGATCTAAACGGACTTGGCTGTAGAGGACAGACTAGGCACCTGGGAGTAGACCTAGCTGTAATGTACCGACCGGGCTGCTTAGGACTGCCTATCGTGTCTGATTTGGGTGCTACTTAAATCATTGATCTTTCGTAATTGTTGTTCGATTTCCAActgttgttgtttatttaaacagtacctacatattatgtataaaatgtgttattttcattgcagattttataatattaattaggtttgCAGGTTACTGTTTGGTCTTATTGGATGATCAATATGAAGGAACCGAATACCCTCCGGTGCGCCTCAAATAAGCAATGGGTGCTTAAGTCGTAAATGTGTTGATACGTTGTGGCTGACTGCCTTATATTAAGTAGCACGGTTCATCTTATGCATTACTTAATTTAGTAGTTTTTCGTGATTTCGTATGTTTTGTTTGTAGGATTTTTGCTAATTGATATTttcctgtgttttttttttttttttgattattggaGTGTTTGTATGAAGGTTGAGTAATGAGTGATGtcttattgattttaaaatgtttttagaaaaagaTTAATTTGATGATTTTAAACGCGGCGGCTAGTAACTTCCACTCTAGGTAGTGCGGTGAGCGTAACGTCTTAGGGCTCGTTTTACAGTAGTTAAACCGTGGAATTTgaccggtaaaatcagtgggttaagCGTAACTgaggtttaaactttaaactattattgtaaaacgTGCCCTTAGCTGTGTAGACGTCGGGAACGTCGATCGCGACGATGAAACGATAACGCATGTAAACGAAATAAGAGCGCGCTACGTATTCCGTTAGCGATATTTTCCCTTACGACTTGGCTGTCGAGGACTGACTAGGCTGCTGGGAGTAGACCTAGATGTCCAAATATCGGCCGGGCTGATGGGGGCTGACTACTGACTGACTGTCGTGTCTGATTTGGGTGCCACTTAAATCACTAATCTTTCGTAATTGTTGTTCGATTCcaaactatttttgtttatttaaacagtaggtactaggtacatagGTTATTGcacattatatgatattaatggTATGTCGTATTATACTGGAATATTAATCTATGGAACTAACAatatttggaataaaatattcggaaaaacaattatttgaaaataatgtattgggTTTAGTTTTGATTGAAATATATTGATCGGAACAGACAATTGCTGGAATCACGATACTTGGAACTGACATTTATTggaattatttgatttaaaacaatcatttaTTGGGATTCTCAAATTTTGGGATACACATTAATTGGAatcatgtatattttgtttcattaacGTATCATTCCATCAAATATCTGTTCCGACAAAAAATGCTCaacggtacataatatttaacacaacaATTTCTCCTACATTTAAATTCCGTAAAATGTCTGTCCCACGTAAAACaattacgataaaatataagcGTCTTTAATGTTTATTCCGAGTAATAATTGTTCAACACTTCATTGATTTCATGTATCGTTTGCTTCATCAACGTATCATTCCTTCTAATGATTGTTctaacaaacaattttcaacGATACATAATTCAACATAACAATTTTCATGTACAtatcattcaaaaataatattttcctacaTTCACATTCCGTAAAATATTTGTTCCGCGTGAAATAATTCCGTTAAAATATAGGCGTccgatattaattacaaaatatattatatgcgggTATTAAacgttatacataatttttactattatcatGATACAAACAACATAGTATGATAGCAAAAGCCCAGATTTGGTTCAATTCCGCGCAATACGTCACTTGCTTACtcgtattatcatattgttattaaattattatgactatacACTACGCGTTGCTTCGACGTGCTTATCGAACGTATGTGACCGTCAAAAAGTTACGATCATACCTTGTTATTTAtatcatgattattataatatggtacatgCAGTGGTTAAAGTGGGGGGACGGAGGGGGACGGAGTCCCCCCTTCTTATTTACGGTAAGATTATGCGTCCCCTTTAATTTAAGACTCCAAagtccgggggggggggggcgctactaaattttagtaatttattaaatggtttacgcacacacacacacaacgatTATTTACTGAATTTAAACGTATCTACGTTTAAATCATGACTAGTGATCATATTTAGCTTTCATTAATTTTACTGGACCACCAATTGATAAATTCAATCCTAACATCTATATTAAAACTTGGATATTATCAGGGAAAAGAACTGCAGATGAACAATGCTGtccaaaaagaaaaaagaaagatGAAGAAGCatcttatacatatttatgtttatgtttaataaatagttacccATACTGGTTATACTGTATACTTGTACATATAAATGACATTTACATAACTTAtgatacattgtaataatttaaataactcaaataaaagaatatgaatagttatatttattatatattattttttatttgttttttaatgaaatgtttaaaattaaaatgtaaacaaacatcttttttaacatttcaggcaatgaatttcaatttattttttatttagcagtcattatattatgttcattaatttgattttacatactATTAACATAAACTTTTTATGAACCAATTACAAAGGTATGTGAATGAAACAGATTTTACCTAGTGGTTAGTGGGTTTCTTAAAAAAGTTTGGTTATATATAGACTTTGGAAGAACTCGGGAACGCTCCTCAATTTTTCGTGACTTTAGTCCCCCCTCAACATTTTTCCCACTTTAACCACTGGGTACATGGTacagttattgtattattttcaagaGTGATATAGTTAATAGTATTAAAGATTTGTGGCGTAATAATGTGAATATCATCGAAATAGGTtgaaaaaaacctaataaataaattttttttataggatcCAGTATTGTTTTCTGGTACATTGAGAATGAATTTGGATCCAACTAATAGTAATACGGACGCACAGCTGTGGAATGCCCTAACACTTGTCCACTTAAAAGCATATGTTGTAGGGCTGGCTAGTGGTTTGGATTATGAAGTGTCTGAAGGAGGAGAAAATTTAAGGTAATTTTAAACGATAGttaaagtagttatttattttgcgTGGGGctcatttacaaataaaaataataaattgttgtaaagTGTCATCCGAAGGTTCTAATCTTTTTGCTAGACTTATGGACGTGATATTTAAACTGATATTATCTGCgcttaaattgatataatatagtatactattatctgGCATACAGATTAAGCAGTGGtttataaacagtaaaaaaattgaCAGAAAAGTggctaagtggatgtcgctgtgctgtacagtaggttacaagtgggttgcTATCATGgatggtatttaattttaatttgatgatataatattattgtataccaaaaacgattttgagcggaaaTGGtgtgtcagtctaggatattttatattgtatttggaCTGTTATTCCTTATTATTAAGATCACGTCTAACCCGCAGTGTTGTATCCATCTCACACacatacgacatagcaaattttcgttcgctagtttcaatagggtgctgtaagttttgatattagagttaATTGAACTTTTAAGTCTTAAATTATCTGTGTTCTGTCGTTGTTAtcttacgatattttaatttttaagtgagatacgtatgcaaaatattaatatttgataatgctctcataactcactttaaaattgaaatatcgtaaaaaaccaacgagagaacacaggtaattttaatacttaaaacttTGATACttgatcaattcactctaataacAAAACTGGCAGCACTCTATTggaactagcgaacgaaaattagTTATGTCATATGTGTGTAAGACTATGGATGCATCCTCTTAATGtggtaagtaaaattaatattattaaattccaataaaatatcaaaaatcattatttttggatatttaatatgtgatttcgtccaaatttaaacataaaacaactatgaaaaataactgtatttaaatattttgattacagAATAAGCTATTTacgcggaaccttgttttaaaatttcattccttagctatacaagttgaacattttataaatttataaaaacaaaattattttttaattataaatcgctacatgagaatatccaatgttgtatacattttaacttcaaacgctcataaaaatttaatttgacattccAGTAGActctattttttgataaaagtagacaaacttttgatgaattttgtaacacattttcaaatcataaatttgaaaagaacatttttatgaatttctaactcaaaataatttacacattttagtgatttttaagtatttagtcaaaattcgaacttgaaatgctaatataaaaattatgactatttataatttttttaatattttttgactgCCATTTTAACAGTATATTGGGAGtcttatacctattaaatattgacCCAACGAAAAAATGGACTActcaaaataccaactagattcactttcctatcagaaaagacgtagttgaagaaaatcgcgccacttagaatctaaaaaatattaatattgttaattttattcatctcaatattaataattaacaatatattattatgctctattttatcattaaacattGTGTTTCAGTGTGGGCCAAAGACAACTGGTGTGTTTGGCTAGAGCATTGTtgaaaaagacaaaaatattgGTGTTAGACGAAGCGACGGCGTCAATCGATTTGGAAACAGACAATCTCATACAAGCAACCATACGATCGGAATTCAAAGACTGCACAGTGTTGACGATCGCTCACCGTCTGAACACCATTATGGATTCTGACAAGTACTttaactaaacaaaataatgtcgAACAGAGtttttagatataattaatatatttaactcatTGTTTCCGTGTAGAGTAATTGTGTTGGAAAATGGTTTCATGATCGAATACGACTCACCTACAAATTTGCTACAAGACAAATCGTCGATTTTCCATTCAATGGCAAAGGATGCAGGTCTTGCGCCATAATGATGTTCGGACAATGGTGCAGCACTTAAGTTTTTATACCCTTAagataattttactaaaaatatcgtAATATCTTGTCAggtaattcattaaaatgtcacatcataataattatttcgaacGACGTTTCCACCTAAAACCTGCACTGCAAGGCGAAGCGCCCCCCCATCGAATTCTGTCTTTGTTACACTAATCGCTCGTGTTATATTAtcacttataagtataataatacgtgCCTATGTAATGCGTATTAATGTGTTGTTAATTTGGTTTTGTAGGTATTTGTGTTATAAAATGGttgcatacctatattataatttaataaaggttCAACATAATATTGGGTTCAGTGTGGTACGTTTTATTAACACAATGACTGATATTGTATatcatcaaacaaaataaaaattatataatataagactatcatattttgtgtaaataaaaaaaataaacaattgtgCCAAAACGttcgtttttataaatatttttattattatgttattgtgcGCTCGACTCTTGTTCACCGGATACAGTTACGCTTATGGTTGACCAGTTGAATAGCCTGTCGGACCTCGGTGGCCGCCGCCTCGCAATCCATGAACGGCAACCATCTCAGCCATGAGTACGAGCAGTATCCATCCGTGTTCTCGCGGCTCGTCGGCAGGTCCTTGACCGCATACTCGACGGCTGCCTTCCGTGCGTCCTGCTGCACCTTCGGCGATTCCAGGGCCGCGGCCAAAAGAGCCTTATCGTTGCCCGAACGGCCCTCCAGCCCAGCCACGTTGTACAGCAGGCCTGCCGGAAACCCTTTGGAGTTGGCCTGCACCAGCGCGTCACCCAGGTTGCTGACGCCGGCCACCTGTGGGGCGAATCAAGGTacattaaacacataaaatgGTGTGtttggaaaattgtatttttcagtgACGTGTGATGTGGTTGACTGGGTTTGGATGCGATCAACAGCAGATTAGCTaaatatatgacgtataataagAGTTTTGGGGGCttggaaaacattttgaaaaaataatatattgtacgtcGTCTCgttgttcaaaattattttgataaacataatttttattactggGCAGTTAAGTCTGAATGCGTTATCAAGCACAACAATTTACGATTACATCATTGTCATAAAAAAGTAAATGagctatagttttcaaaattcgaCAAAAAATCAGATCTTATGAGATTTTTAACAgggtattatttgtataaatgacACAAGGCCCTTTATGGCTTATTATTTCgtgtcgttataatatatttattgtttataataatataattatgtatgcaTTTCAGGTATATCCGCCTTTTCTGATACTAGTGCACTAAAACACCGAAAATCTGTACCTAAAAGATTTCTGAGAGTTAAGATTTTTTTCGATTACCTTAACGCTCACATTCACTTAAACAATGTTTGATTATTGGAGCAGTCTAAGCACCCACACTCGTTAAAGACAAAGTTATCGAACAaagacaatattaatttataataataataagtacagctgtatgtatatttataatactacacTAAATTGATTGAATCTTAATGATTTACAAAGAATGTCATTTTTCGACGATGACATacttcagtaataataataattattataaattataatgctcgTTTTTTACCAGCTGATGTTGTAGGAAGCGtggtattttgttttctttacaTTCGACTGCAGGATAAGTACTTAAGGGGCATTGCTACTACCATCAATTTTAGCTCAAAAGAccttaattttaacaaaattaaagttagctTACGTTGTCCGATTTTGATTCCGAAAAGAAATTTGAACTGTGCTTAAAACTGTCTATATTTATGTCGTACgcaacattttgtaaaaatttaatcttattttattgtgagctgtatttgaaaactttaaaatatgagttttcaaatcataattaaaattagaattaatattaaaaacaaaagtacgatctacagacatttttttgctgatttcaaatactttttcagaatcaaaatcagacaacgttacctaattttaattatgtcaaAACAATATTAAGGAAGTTTTCGTAAAATTTGTATGGAGAATTTTATATTGGTATCGAgtgtttcatataattatacctaaattgTACCGCGTACGATAGTGGTATTGAAATACATTCACccaaataatcatttataaataaacatagatCTCGAGCAGCTAAGACGAGATtaaaaattgcctaaatgttgccccttaaataataGCCGTAGAGAGGCCccttaaactataatatttagcgtattataggtattctgAAACAGACA
This portion of the Acyrthosiphon pisum isolate AL4f chromosome A1, pea_aphid_22Mar2018_4r6ur, whole genome shotgun sequence genome encodes:
- the LOC100162346 gene encoding uncharacterized protein LOC100162346 precursor; translated protein: MIRTNYLVVCIISVAASPLLLLPPVAGVSNLGDALVQANSKGFPAGLLYNVAGLEGRSGNDKALLAAALESPKVQQDARKAAVEYAVKDLPTSRENTDGYCSYSWLRWLPFMDCEAAATEVRQAIQLVNHKRNCIR